A window of Christiangramia forsetii KT0803 contains these coding sequences:
- the ccoN gene encoding cytochrome-c oxidase, cbb3-type subunit I, producing the protein MELQQFYYDNKIVKKFIIATMFWGIIGMSVGLLLALMFIFPNITEGISWLSFGRLRPLHTNAVIFAFVGNAIFAGVYYSTQRLLKARMWSDALSNINFWGWQLIIVGAAITLPMGFTSSKEYAELEWPFDIAITIIWVAFGANLIGTMIKRRQRHLYVAIWFYLATFVTVAVLHIFNNIEIPVSAFKSYSFYSGVQDALVQWWYGHNAVAFFLTTPFLGLMYYFVPKAANRPVYSYRLSIIHFWSLIFIYIWAGPHHLLYTSLPDWAQNLGVAFSIMLLFPSWGGMINGLLTLRGAWDKVRTDPVLKFMVVAITGYGMATFEGPMLSLKNVNAIAHFSDWIIAHVHVGALAWNGFLTFGMIYWMVPRLFKTNLWSIKLANTHFWIGTLGIIIYTLPMYVAGFVQASMWKQFNPDGTLTYGNFLETVTQIIPMYWMRAIGGSLYILGAFVMLYNIVRTVRQGSGVEDELAEAAALQPVTKKRTTGEAYHSWLERRPVKLTIFATIAILIGGIVQIVPSLMVDDYVPVISSVKPYTPLELEGRDLYIREGCVSCHSQMVRPFRSEVERYGEYSKAGEYRYDFPFLWGSKRTGPDLHRVGQKYSDNWHLNHMYDPQSTSSGSIMPSYTWLIQDALDKSDTEDKMRVMQTLGVPYTDEEIEKAQRWMTEQGTQIEQNLYSDPDFATSYEADKKYAQENGQEFTEMRDREIVALIAYLQRLGTDIKAEDLKQASTN; encoded by the coding sequence ATGGAACTACAGCAGTTTTATTACGATAATAAGATCGTAAAGAAATTTATTATTGCCACCATGTTTTGGGGCATTATAGGTATGAGCGTTGGATTATTGCTCGCTTTAATGTTTATATTCCCAAATATTACAGAGGGTATTTCCTGGCTTAGCTTTGGTAGGCTTAGACCATTACATACCAATGCAGTGATCTTCGCATTTGTAGGAAATGCGATCTTTGCCGGAGTGTATTATTCCACTCAGCGCCTTTTAAAGGCAAGAATGTGGAGTGATGCGCTTAGTAATATCAATTTCTGGGGCTGGCAACTTATCATTGTGGGAGCGGCAATTACCCTTCCCATGGGTTTTACATCCTCTAAAGAATATGCAGAACTTGAATGGCCTTTTGATATAGCTATCACTATTATATGGGTTGCTTTTGGTGCCAATTTAATTGGCACCATGATCAAGAGGAGACAGCGTCACCTGTATGTAGCTATCTGGTTCTACTTGGCAACTTTTGTAACCGTAGCGGTACTTCATATTTTTAATAATATTGAAATTCCGGTATCAGCTTTTAAAAGTTATTCTTTTTATTCTGGAGTGCAGGATGCATTGGTGCAATGGTGGTACGGGCATAATGCTGTGGCTTTTTTCCTAACTACACCCTTCCTGGGATTGATGTATTATTTTGTACCTAAAGCGGCGAACCGCCCTGTTTATTCTTACCGACTTTCTATTATCCACTTCTGGTCCTTGATATTTATTTATATCTGGGCGGGACCTCACCATTTACTATACACGTCCTTACCAGATTGGGCACAAAACCTAGGTGTTGCTTTCTCTATCATGTTATTGTTCCCATCATGGGGAGGAATGATCAATGGACTGTTAACGCTACGTGGAGCATGGGATAAGGTAAGAACAGATCCTGTTCTTAAATTCATGGTAGTGGCTATCACGGGATACGGAATGGCAACTTTTGAAGGCCCAATGCTTTCTCTTAAAAATGTAAATGCTATAGCGCACTTTAGTGACTGGATCATCGCACACGTGCATGTTGGCGCATTGGCCTGGAACGGATTTTTAACCTTTGGTATGATCTACTGGATGGTGCCGAGATTATTCAAAACTAATTTATGGTCTATAAAACTGGCTAATACGCACTTCTGGATTGGTACACTAGGTATAATTATCTATACGCTGCCTATGTATGTTGCGGGATTTGTGCAGGCTTCCATGTGGAAGCAATTCAATCCAGACGGAACGCTTACTTACGGAAACTTCCTGGAAACTGTCACCCAGATCATTCCGATGTACTGGATGAGAGCTATAGGTGGTAGTTTATATATTCTTGGAGCTTTTGTAATGCTCTATAATATTGTAAGAACTGTTCGCCAGGGTAGTGGCGTAGAAGATGAGCTAGCTGAAGCCGCTGCATTACAACCCGTAACAAAGAAAAGAACTACAGGTGAAGCGTATCACAGTTGGTTGGAAAGAAGGCCGGTTAAACTGACCATTTTCGCTACCATCGCCATCTTAATTGGAGGTATTGTACAAATTGTTCCTTCATTAATGGTAGATGATTATGTGCCAGTGATCTCCAGTGTGAAACCATATACACCTTTAGAACTGGAGGGCAGGGATCTTTATATACGGGAAGGTTGTGTTTCCTGTCACTCACAAATGGTAAGACCTTTTAGAAGTGAAGTAGAGCGTTACGGAGAATATTCTAAAGCAGGTGAATATAGGTATGATTTCCCATTCTTATGGGGAAGTAAAAGAACCGGACCCGATCTGCATAGAGTGGGACAGAAATATTCCGATAACTGGCATTTAAATCATATGTACGATCCGCAAAGTACTTCTTCGGGATCTATAATGCCATCTTATACTTGGCTTATTCAGGATGCCCTTGACAAATCTGATACTGAAGATAAAATGCGGGTAATGCAGACGCTAGGTGTTCCTTATACCGATGAGGAGATCGAAAAAGCACAGAGATGGATGACAGAGCAAGGAACTCAAATTGAACAGAATCTTTATTCAGATCCAGATTTTGCAACCAGTTATGAGGCAGATAAAAAGTATGCTCAGGAAAACGGGCAGGAATTTACCGAAATGCGTGATCGGGAAATCGTAGCTCTTATAGCATATCTGCAAAGGCTGGGAACAGATATTAAAGCGGAAGATTTAAAACAAGCATCCACCAATTAA
- a CDS encoding cbb3-type cytochrome c oxidase N-terminal domain-containing protein, whose product MKTLFSVLRIIGLLALAIILAEITTETGDQSIFEIYPMFWLILGVILVIAIAIEVSVAALDRTLFMSLKPDDRAAYEHSLAVKKQKRFAWFKETYDKLLDKKPVENEEEIILDHNYDGIQELDNNLPPWWLYGFYASIIFAGIYMARYHIFDGVTQKEEYLAEVAEAKAAVEEYKKNAKGLIDANTVELLTGTEDINSGKAIFSGNCAACHKIDGGGGIGPNLTDSYWILGGGIKNVFNTISEGGRAGKGMVSWKTDLKPEEMAQVASYVLSLHGTTPAEAKDPEGEIWIDPDARVDEVEVEMKDSTSVEIEMGYDETEE is encoded by the coding sequence ATGAAAACTTTATTTTCAGTATTAAGAATCATCGGTCTGCTTGCCCTGGCGATCATTCTGGCAGAAATAACTACAGAAACGGGAGATCAATCCATATTTGAAATTTATCCAATGTTCTGGTTAATCCTGGGAGTAATCCTGGTAATTGCTATTGCGATAGAGGTATCTGTAGCAGCTTTGGATAGGACTTTATTTATGTCTTTAAAACCAGACGATCGAGCAGCTTATGAACATTCATTAGCGGTGAAAAAGCAGAAACGCTTTGCCTGGTTTAAGGAAACCTACGATAAGCTACTGGATAAAAAACCCGTTGAAAATGAAGAGGAAATTATACTGGACCATAATTATGATGGCATTCAGGAATTGGATAACAACCTTCCACCATGGTGGCTCTATGGATTCTATGCGAGTATCATTTTTGCCGGAATCTATATGGCGAGATATCATATTTTCGACGGAGTTACTCAAAAAGAAGAGTATTTAGCGGAGGTTGCCGAAGCTAAAGCGGCGGTGGAGGAATATAAAAAGAACGCTAAAGGTTTGATAGATGCCAATACCGTAGAATTGCTAACAGGTACTGAAGATATCAACTCAGGAAAAGCGATTTTCAGTGGGAATTGTGCTGCCTGTCATAAAATAGACGGGGGAGGTGGAATTGGACCCAATCTTACCGATTCTTACTGGATTCTGGGTGGAGGGATCAAGAATGTTTTTAATACAATTTCTGAAGGTGGTCGTGCCGGTAAAGGTATGGTTTCCTGGAAGACAGATCTTAAACCCGAAGAAATGGCTCAGGTTGCCAGTTATGTTTTAAGTCTGCATGGTACAACACCAGCCGAAGCTAAAGATCCTGAAGGAGAAATTTGGATAGACCCAGATGCCAGGGTAGATGAGGTTGAAGTGGAAATGAAGGATTCAACTTCCGTAGAAATAGAAATGGGTTACGACGAAACAGAAGAATAA
- the ccoG gene encoding cytochrome c oxidase accessory protein CcoG, giving the protein MDKEEHERFRDSLGTMTSEGKRSWVYPKKPDGRLYKYRKWVSYILLVILIAAPFIKINGNQFLMFNVLERRFNIFGEIFWPQDFYLFVLMMLIGVVFILLFTVAFGRIFCGWICPQTIFMEMVFRRIEYWIEGDRGKQIRLDKQKWNAEKIRKKGIKWFIFFVISFLIANVFLAYLIGSDRLLLYVLEGPLAHISTLISLLIFTGVFYFVFAWFREQVCIIACPYGRLQGVLLDNKSIVVAYDHKRGEKEKGRAKFKKSEDREASGKGDCIDCFQCVQVCPTGIDIRNGTQLECVNCTACIDACNHMMDAVDLPQGLIRYASEENIEKNKKFKFTPRIKGYAAVLFILVSILTGVLFLRSDVEANILRLPGQLYEHKEDNIISNVYTYKLINKTSKDYENVQFKLISHDGSINTVKGSSILVPANGLAEGTLFIEINRAVLEQEKDKIRIAVYNGDQLIETIATTFLGPRSYN; this is encoded by the coding sequence TTGGATAAAGAAGAGCACGAAAGATTTAGGGATAGTTTAGGAACAATGACCTCTGAGGGGAAACGATCCTGGGTATATCCTAAAAAGCCAGATGGGAGATTATACAAATACCGCAAATGGGTAAGTTATATTTTGCTGGTAATACTTATTGCGGCTCCTTTTATAAAAATCAACGGGAACCAGTTTCTCATGTTCAATGTGCTGGAACGTAGGTTCAATATTTTTGGAGAAATTTTCTGGCCCCAGGACTTTTACCTCTTTGTTTTGATGATGCTAATAGGCGTAGTGTTCATTTTATTGTTCACTGTAGCCTTTGGAAGAATATTTTGCGGATGGATTTGTCCGCAGACTATTTTTATGGAAATGGTTTTCCGAAGAATTGAATACTGGATAGAAGGGGACAGGGGAAAACAGATTCGGTTAGACAAGCAGAAGTGGAATGCTGAGAAGATAAGGAAAAAGGGAATAAAATGGTTTATATTTTTTGTGATCTCTTTTCTAATTGCAAATGTATTCCTGGCTTATCTTATAGGAAGTGATCGCTTACTTTTATATGTGCTGGAAGGACCGTTGGCCCATATTAGTACCCTAATCTCACTGCTTATTTTTACCGGTGTATTTTATTTTGTCTTTGCTTGGTTTCGGGAACAGGTATGCATTATCGCCTGCCCGTATGGTCGTTTACAGGGTGTTTTGCTAGATAATAAATCTATCGTTGTTGCCTACGATCACAAAAGAGGAGAAAAAGAGAAAGGAAGGGCGAAATTCAAAAAGTCTGAAGATAGAGAAGCAAGCGGAAAAGGAGACTGTATAGACTGTTTTCAATGTGTACAGGTGTGTCCTACCGGTATAGATATCAGGAATGGAACACAGCTAGAATGTGTGAATTGTACCGCTTGTATTGATGCCTGTAACCATATGATGGATGCAGTAGATCTTCCGCAAGGTTTAATACGATACGCCAGTGAGGAGAATATTGAAAAAAATAAGAAATTTAAGTTCACTCCGCGTATCAAAGGTTATGCAGCGGTATTATTTATACTGGTTTCGATTTTAACCGGAGTGCTTTTTTTAAGAAGTGATGTAGAAGCTAATATTCTAAGACTTCCGGGGCAGCTTTACGAGCATAAGGAAGATAATATCATTAGTAATGTGTATACCTATAAGCTCATTAATAAAACTTCCAAAGATTATGAGAATGTTCAGTTTAAACTGATTTCACATGACGGAAGTATTAATACCGTGAAGGGAAGTTCAATTCTTGTTCCTGCCAATGGTTTAGCTGAAGGCACACTATTTATTGAAATAAACAGGGCGGTGCTGGAACAGGAAAAGGATAAAATTCGAATCGCAGTTTATAACGGCGATCAACTTATAGAAACTATAGCAACCACCTTTTTGGGTCCAAGGAGCTATAATTAG
- a CDS encoding FixH family protein, which yields MKINWGTGIVIGMVLFISFIMYFVITMLSSSEFDHDLVVEDYYKAELHYQQEIDAEENALALKEHIQLERNGSELKLKFPEHMNISEIEGSVNFYRTSNKELDFSIPFKKMEELGFIVPETQLIKGRWNIKISWLQNDKEFLFKKEILY from the coding sequence ATGAAGATTAATTGGGGAACAGGAATCGTAATAGGAATGGTGCTATTTATTAGCTTCATCATGTATTTTGTGATAACCATGCTGAGCAGTTCAGAATTTGATCATGATTTGGTGGTGGAAGATTACTATAAAGCCGAGTTACACTACCAGCAGGAAATTGATGCTGAAGAAAATGCACTAGCATTAAAAGAACATATTCAACTTGAAAGAAATGGATCTGAACTAAAGCTGAAATTTCCTGAGCACATGAATATTAGTGAAATTGAAGGAAGCGTTAATTTCTACAGAACATCTAACAAAGAACTGGATTTTAGTATTCCTTTTAAAAAGATGGAAGAGCTGGGTTTTATAGTACCAGAAACGCAATTGATAAAAGGCCGATGGAATATAAAAATTAGCTGGCTGCAAAATGATAAGGAATTTTTATTCAAAAAAGAAATTTTATACTAA
- a CDS encoding sulfite exporter TauE/SafE family protein, with protein MLISALIFGLLGSFHCIGMCGPIAFLLPLDRNNNFNKLVQIFLYHSGRIFSYAIIGLAFGLVGKSLSLFGLQQQLSIIIGVIMLLLVLIPKRKLGKLNPQNAGFKFVKKLKNHLGQELRKKRPDTFFTVGFLNGFLPCGLVYMAVLGAIAGGNALEGSLYMVLFGLGTVPLMTSAIWLSNIISVKSRKYIRRFIPVFVGIVAVLFILRGMGLGIPYVSPKQITEQATTKYECHSLVDKAN; from the coding sequence ATGCTAATTTCAGCGCTCATATTCGGATTATTGGGAAGTTTCCACTGTATTGGAATGTGCGGGCCCATAGCATTTTTGCTACCTCTGGATAGGAATAATAACTTTAATAAATTGGTGCAGATCTTTTTGTATCATTCCGGTAGGATATTTTCTTATGCGATTATTGGATTGGCTTTTGGATTGGTAGGAAAGAGCCTTTCGCTTTTTGGTTTACAACAACAATTGTCTATCATCATTGGTGTAATAATGTTGTTATTGGTATTGATTCCGAAGCGAAAACTGGGAAAATTGAATCCTCAAAATGCAGGTTTTAAATTTGTAAAAAAACTTAAAAATCATCTAGGACAAGAGCTTAGAAAGAAACGGCCTGATACATTTTTTACCGTTGGATTTTTAAACGGTTTTCTTCCGTGCGGATTGGTCTATATGGCTGTTTTGGGCGCAATTGCTGGAGGGAATGCGTTAGAAGGCAGTCTTTATATGGTGCTTTTTGGTTTGGGCACGGTTCCATTAATGACAAGTGCGATTTGGCTTAGCAATATAATATCTGTAAAAAGCAGAAAATATATACGCAGATTTATACCTGTTTTTGTAGGAATTGTGGCTGTCTTATTCATACTTAGAGGAATGGGGTTGGGAATTCCGTACGTTTCTCCAAAACAAATTACAGAGCAGGCAACAACAAAATATGAATGTCATAGTCTTGTTGACAAGGCTAATTAA
- a CDS encoding START-like domain-containing protein, with amino-acid sequence MEEKIKYEMEFPIQASPSLLYQYISTPSGLSEWYADNVNSRGEFFTFIWEGSEEKAKLVSKKSDERIKFKWTDDEDTPYFFELRIQVDDITKDVSLMITDFAEDDEVDEGKMLWENMVSDLKQILGSA; translated from the coding sequence ATGGAAGAAAAGATAAAATACGAAATGGAGTTTCCTATTCAAGCTTCTCCTTCATTACTATACCAATACATTTCAACTCCCTCAGGTTTAAGTGAGTGGTATGCCGATAATGTGAATTCCCGTGGGGAGTTTTTTACTTTTATATGGGAAGGTAGTGAGGAAAAAGCAAAACTTGTGAGTAAGAAAAGTGATGAACGAATTAAATTTAAATGGACTGATGATGAAGATACTCCTTATTTTTTCGAATTACGTATACAGGTAGATGATATAACCAAGGATGTTTCTCTTATGATTACTGATTTTGCTGAAGATGATGAAGTGGATGAAGGTAAAATGCTTTGGGAAAATATGGTTTCAGATTTAAAACAGATTCTGGGATCGGCTTAG
- a CDS encoding aminotransferase class IV, whose translation MINLDGKIVKKDNANLSVLNRGFAYGDSVFETIRVISGKIMFWEDHYFRLMASMRIMRMEIPSSFSPEFLEEEIKNIIEANDLSTSPARIRFAVYRLQGGYYTPATRDIGYVITAEEMESSFYLFNSSDYEIELFKDHYVNSGLLSTIKSNNRAVNVLGSIYARENEYENCLLLNEKKSVVEALNGNIFLVKGTSIKTPPISDGVLNGIIRKQLINILKKTEDYILEETSISPFELQKADELFITNVAQGIQPISKYRKKQFAHKVSKDLLSKLNVKARLG comes from the coding sequence ATGATCAATTTAGACGGAAAAATTGTAAAGAAGGATAATGCGAATCTATCGGTTTTAAATCGTGGTTTTGCTTACGGAGATTCAGTGTTTGAAACTATTCGCGTTATTAGCGGGAAAATAATGTTCTGGGAAGATCATTATTTTCGGTTAATGGCTTCTATGCGAATTATGCGAATGGAAATTCCTTCAAGTTTCTCTCCTGAATTTTTAGAGGAGGAAATTAAGAATATTATAGAGGCCAATGATCTTTCTACTTCGCCTGCCAGAATAAGGTTTGCAGTTTACAGACTTCAGGGTGGGTATTACACTCCCGCAACCAGGGATATAGGCTACGTAATTACTGCGGAAGAAATGGAGAGCTCTTTTTACCTTTTTAATAGCAGTGATTATGAGATTGAACTTTTTAAGGATCATTATGTAAATAGCGGACTGCTCTCTACAATCAAATCAAATAATCGTGCGGTCAATGTTCTGGGTAGCATTTATGCCAGGGAAAATGAATATGAAAATTGTCTTTTACTAAATGAAAAGAAGAGTGTAGTGGAGGCTTTAAATGGAAATATTTTTCTTGTAAAAGGCACTTCTATTAAAACTCCTCCAATTAGTGATGGTGTATTAAACGGAATTATTAGAAAACAGCTTATCAATATTCTGAAGAAAACAGAAGATTATATTTTAGAGGAAACCTCTATATCACCGTTTGAACTACAGAAAGCTGATGAACTTTTTATTACCAATGTTGCTCAGGGAATTCAACCGATAAGTAAATACCGTAAAAAGCAATTTGCACATAAAGTTTCTAAAGATCTTTTAAGTAAGCTTAATGTAAAGGCCAGGCTGGGTTAA
- a CDS encoding YqgE/AlgH family protein: protein MIALKPTKGHLLVAEPSIIGDVSFNRSVVLLADHSDSGSVGFILNKILDFTLKDLIPEVKGDFKVYNGGPVEQDNLYFIHTIPDLIPDSIEIAHGIYWGGNFEVVMNLIAKESIDDKQIKFFLGYSGWDANQLDDELNSRSWIITANENDKDLLEKPYNSFWKDKMLELGGEYMLWSNSPENPTYN from the coding sequence ATGATCGCGTTAAAACCAACCAAGGGGCATCTATTAGTCGCAGAACCATCTATTATTGGAGATGTCTCTTTTAATCGTTCTGTCGTCCTTCTTGCTGACCATTCTGATAGTGGATCGGTTGGATTTATATTGAATAAGATTCTCGATTTCACATTAAAAGATCTAATTCCTGAAGTAAAAGGTGATTTTAAGGTTTATAATGGTGGCCCGGTAGAACAGGACAATTTATACTTTATACATACAATCCCAGATTTAATTCCAGATAGCATTGAAATTGCGCATGGAATCTATTGGGGCGGTAACTTTGAGGTGGTGATGAATTTGATTGCAAAAGAATCTATTGATGATAAACAGATAAAGTTTTTCCTTGGTTATTCTGGATGGGATGCAAATCAATTAGATGACGAGTTAAATTCTCGTTCCTGGATTATCACAGCAAATGAAAACGACAAAGATTTGCTGGAAAAACCTTACAACTCTTTTTGGAAGGATAAAATGTTAGAATTAGGGGGAGAATATATGCTTTGGTCTAATTCACCAGAAAACCCAACCTACAATTAA
- a CDS encoding HU family DNA-binding protein, whose translation MNKTDLIDAMAENAGISKAAAKKALESFLENVEKSLKKGDRVSLVGFGSWSVSKRAAREGRNPQTGKTIKIAAKNVVKFKAGADLQKAVN comes from the coding sequence ATGAACAAAACAGATTTAATCGATGCAATGGCTGAGAACGCTGGAATTTCTAAAGCAGCAGCAAAAAAAGCATTAGAGTCTTTCCTTGAGAACGTTGAAAAATCACTTAAAAAAGGAGATAGAGTATCATTAGTAGGATTCGGATCTTGGTCTGTATCTAAGAGAGCTGCTCGTGAAGGAAGAAACCCACAAACCGGAAAAACTATTAAGATTGCTGCTAAGAACGTAGTGAAATTTAAAGCCGGAGCAGATTTACAAAAAGCTGTGAACTAA
- the fmt gene encoding methionyl-tRNA formyltransferase, protein MRDLRIVFMGTPEFAVNSLEAILDAGYNVVGVITAPDKPAGRGRKLRESAVKSYALSKDLKVLQPANLKSEEFQSELIELKPNVQVVVAFRMLPKSVWDLPEYGTFNLHASLLPQYRGAAPINWAIINGEEKTGVSTFFLDEKIDTGAMIFQEEISIDETENLESLHDRLMNMGAKLIVRTLKTIASNTVTTEAQEDSETLRDAPKLSKENTKIDWNAPVEKIYNLIRGLNPYPAAWCYLANSSEELKVKIYDIEKVKQEHRLPNGTITISDNMIKVAAINGYILVNEIQLPGKRKMLSKALLNGFNFAPDAKMR, encoded by the coding sequence ATGAGAGACCTTAGAATAGTCTTTATGGGAACTCCAGAATTTGCAGTAAACAGCCTGGAAGCCATTTTAGATGCAGGATATAATGTAGTTGGTGTAATTACCGCTCCAGATAAACCTGCCGGTAGAGGAAGAAAACTCAGAGAAAGTGCCGTTAAAAGTTACGCTCTTTCAAAAGATCTGAAAGTTTTACAACCAGCAAATTTAAAATCTGAAGAATTTCAGAGTGAACTTATAGAATTAAAACCAAATGTTCAGGTTGTGGTAGCTTTTAGAATGCTTCCAAAATCTGTATGGGATCTTCCAGAATATGGAACATTTAACTTACATGCCTCCCTCCTGCCTCAATATAGAGGAGCCGCTCCTATTAATTGGGCAATCATTAATGGGGAAGAAAAAACCGGAGTTTCCACTTTCTTCCTTGATGAAAAGATTGATACAGGAGCAATGATCTTTCAGGAAGAGATTAGCATTGATGAGACCGAAAATCTAGAATCCCTGCATGATCGCTTAATGAATATGGGCGCTAAACTTATAGTAAGAACCCTTAAGACAATAGCATCTAACACAGTAACCACAGAAGCACAAGAGGATTCTGAAACCTTAAGAGACGCTCCAAAATTATCTAAGGAGAATACCAAAATAGACTGGAATGCCCCAGTAGAAAAAATATACAACCTAATAAGAGGACTTAATCCTTATCCTGCCGCATGGTGCTATCTTGCAAATTCTTCTGAAGAATTAAAAGTGAAAATTTATGATATTGAAAAAGTAAAACAAGAACATCGTTTACCAAATGGCACCATCACTATTAGCGACAACATGATTAAAGTAGCTGCTATCAACGGTTATATTCTTGTTAATGAAATTCAGTTGCCAGGAAAGAGAAAAATGCTTTCTAAAGCACTTTTAAATGGATTTAATTTTGCTCCAGATGCCAAAATGCGCTAA